The following are from one region of the Nostoc cf. commune SO-36 genome:
- a CDS encoding TldD/PmbA family protein codes for MWSELKKAIASFDIPADWIGIRAVKETSTTRLVRDALPQLNGKSFTVGAMLEVLVNGCLGYAATNSLELSALEAAAQTAYKQALAASEWWIHPFRESERPKVVGEYKSLFLEPLDALSPGEINDLLVRICQTLKVDDKIVQTIASASTTERESWFVSSNGSEVYQKILSIGTNYGATAQDGKIVQQRSNNGSQANCYQGGLELLKQENLWHRVRQIGEQAVELLTAEECPTTRTNLVLAPDQMMLQIHESVGHPLEIDRILGDERNYAGGSFVNKSDFGNLAYGSPLMNITFDPTVPGEYASYGFDDTGTVATKEYLVKEGILQRGLGSLESQARAGVAGVACARASSWNRPAIDRMANLNLEPLNGTFEDIIGGIENGVYMESNRSWSIDDRRYKFQFGCEYAKLIENGKLTKTLRNPNYRATTPEFWHSLIKVGDATNWQMYGTPYCGKGEPNQAISVGHGSPVCVFANVEVFGGGT; via the coding sequence ATGTGGTCTGAACTTAAAAAAGCGATCGCTAGTTTCGATATTCCTGCTGATTGGATTGGTATTAGAGCCGTTAAAGAAACTTCTACTACCCGTTTAGTCCGTGACGCTTTACCTCAACTAAACGGCAAATCCTTCACTGTCGGAGCAATGCTGGAAGTTTTGGTCAACGGCTGTCTGGGTTATGCAGCTACTAACTCTCTGGAACTTTCTGCCTTAGAAGCAGCTGCCCAAACAGCATATAAACAGGCACTAGCTGCAAGTGAATGGTGGATACATCCCTTCCGTGAAAGTGAGCGCCCGAAAGTCGTTGGTGAATATAAATCTCTATTTCTTGAGCCATTAGATGCTCTAAGTCCGGGAGAAATTAACGATTTACTGGTTCGTATTTGCCAAACGTTGAAAGTTGACGACAAAATTGTCCAAACCATCGCTAGTGCCAGTACCACTGAGAGAGAATCTTGGTTTGTTAGCAGCAACGGCTCAGAAGTTTATCAAAAAATACTATCTATAGGCACTAATTACGGAGCTACTGCCCAAGATGGAAAAATTGTCCAACAGCGCAGCAACAACGGTTCGCAAGCAAACTGTTATCAAGGCGGACTCGAACTATTAAAACAAGAAAACTTATGGCATCGGGTGCGGCAAATTGGCGAACAAGCAGTAGAACTCTTGACAGCAGAGGAATGTCCAACCACGCGTACCAATTTAGTTTTAGCCCCAGATCAGATGATGCTACAAATCCATGAAAGTGTCGGACATCCCCTAGAAATTGACCGAATTTTGGGAGATGAGCGTAACTATGCTGGGGGCAGCTTCGTTAATAAAAGCGATTTTGGCAACCTAGCTTATGGTTCGCCATTGATGAACATTACCTTTGATCCCACCGTGCCTGGTGAATATGCCAGCTATGGCTTTGATGATACGGGTACTGTCGCAACAAAGGAATATTTGGTTAAAGAAGGTATACTGCAACGGGGTTTAGGCAGTCTAGAGAGTCAAGCCAGAGCAGGTGTAGCAGGAGTTGCCTGTGCCCGTGCTTCCTCATGGAATCGACCAGCGATCGATCGCATGGCAAACTTGAATTTAGAGCCTTTAAATGGCACTTTTGAAGACATTATTGGCGGGATAGAAAACGGCGTTTATATGGAATCTAACCGTTCTTGGTCAATAGACGATCGCCGCTACAAATTCCAATTTGGTTGTGAGTACGCCAAATTAATTGAAAATGGCAAACTTACCAAAACCCTTCGTAATCCTAACTATCGCGCCACAACACCAGAGTTTTGGCATAGTTTAATTAAAGTCGGAGATGCTACAAACTGGCAAATGTATGGTACTCCTTATTGTGGTAAAGGAGAACCAAATCAGGCCATTTCGGTAGGACACGGTTCACCTGTTTGTGTATTTGCGAATGTCGAAGTTTTTGGTGGAGGAACTTGA